TGTTGCGGTACTCGATGGGCGTAAGTCCGGTGATTTTCTTGAAGACGGTCCGAAAGGCTTTGGTATCGGTATACCCCACGTCAAACAATACTTCGTTGATGTTTTTTCTACTGGTTTCGAAACTGCGTTTAGCAGCTTCTATTTTAACCCGTTGCATATACTCCAGCACCGAGTTATGGGTGGCTTTATAAAAACGGCGCTCAAAACTGCGCCGGCCTACGGCTACTTTTTCAGCTAACTGGTCCACTGAAATCCTGTCATTGTAATTTTTTTCGATGTATTCCTGAGCCGCTTTTACAGCTGAGTCATTGTGGCCTTTCTGCCCCTGAAACAAAGCAAAAGCTGCCTGGCTGTTTCGGTCTATATCAATGGCAAAATATTTCGAGGCAAGTATAGCTGTTTCGCGGTCTGTATATTTTTCCACCAAGTGCAGCAACAGGTTCCAATAAGAGTTGGCCCCGCCACTGGAGTACAGCCGGTTTTCCTCGGTCACTATACTTCCATCAGCCACCTCCACATCCGGAAACATTTCCCTGAACTCATTGGCAAAGCCCCAGTGGGTTGAGCACTTTTTACCAGCTAGCAAACCCGTTGAAGCCAGCAGAAAGGCACCCACACAAAGCGAGGCGACTTCAGCCCCCTTATGGTACTGCGCCACGATCCAGGG
Above is a window of Pontibacter akesuensis DNA encoding:
- a CDS encoding GlxA family transcriptional regulator produces the protein MKHVSILVPELSVMQAIADPRYLFTAVNQFLAVAGRAPLFHVQLVGFRCEVKLNEGLFTVHADKELKDVPQTDLVIVPALAGDMASAVAANQNLVPWIVAQYHKGAEVASLCVGAFLLASTGLLAGKKCSTHWGFANEFREMFPDVEVADGSIVTEENRLYSSGGANSYWNLLLHLVEKYTDRETAILASKYFAIDIDRNSQAAFALFQGQKGHNDSAVKAAQEYIEKNYNDRISVDQLAEKVAVGRRSFERRFYKATHNSVLEYMQRVKIEAAKRSFETSRKNINEVLFDVGYTDTKAFRTVFKKITGLTPIEYRNKYNKQVQQKDKLLIP